The Parvibaculaceae bacterium PLY_AMNH_Bact1 genome window below encodes:
- a CDS encoding hypothetical protein (Derived by automated computational analysis using gene prediction method: GeneMarkS-2+.), producing the protein MTLFLYRDRLVNLDALPGPTEQDGFPLSTEQYEHLTTDDLMQLLTEGLSDNPSLAEEEPKFVLAICHMLNDKAQINAVRVVDDGAGPILSCARIPYQSLSILDELRMRGKLTQNAVDEAVWNPLA; encoded by the coding sequence ATGACACTTTTTCTGTATCGCGACAGATTGGTCAATCTTGATGCGCTCCCGGGGCCGACGGAACAAGACGGATTTCCCCTGAGCACGGAGCAGTATGAGCACCTCACCACAGATGACCTCATGCAATTGCTGACCGAAGGTCTGTCAGACAATCCGTCACTGGCGGAAGAGGAGCCGAAATTCGTGCTCGCGATATGTCACATGCTCAATGACAAGGCGCAGATCAACGCTGTTCGTGTTGTCGATGATGGCGCAGGCCCCATTTTGTCCTGCGCCCGCATTCCCTATCAGTCGCTCAGTATTCTCGATGAACTTCGGATGCGCGGAAAGCTGACCCAGAACGCTGTCGATGAGGCTGTCTGGAACCCGCTGGCCTGA